In a single window of the Zonotrichia albicollis isolate bZonAlb1 chromosome 23, bZonAlb1.hap1, whole genome shotgun sequence genome:
- the TMEM98 gene encoding transmembrane protein 98 has protein sequence METVVIVAIGVLATIFLASFVALVVVCRQRYCHPKDLRHHYDTKPIVDLMGTTETPSEPSELELDDVVITNPHIEAILENEDWVEDASGLVSHCIAILKICHTLTEKLVAMTMGSGARVKSPASLGDIIVVAKRISPRVDDVVRSMYPPLDPKLLDARAAALLLSVSHLVLVTRSACRQPAARHWVERSLAAAEEHMAVLRQAAMATEPERPPAPGEPPRQEQSAI, from the exons ATGGAGACCGTTGTCATCGTGGCCATCGGGGTGCTGGCCACCATCTTCCTGGCGTCCTTCGTGGCGCTGGTGGTGGTGTGCAGGCAGCGCTACTGTCACCCCAAGGACCTGCGCCACCACTACGACACCAA ACCCATCGTGGACCTGATGGGGACCACGGAGACGCCATCAGAGCCCTCGGAGCTGGAGCTGGACGATGTGGTCATCACCAACCCCCACATAGAGGCCATCCTGGAGAACGAGGACTGGGTCGAGGACGCCTC GGGTCTGGTGTCCCACTGCATCGCCATCCTGAAG ATCTGTCACACACTGACGGAGAAGTTGGTGGCCATGACCATGGGCTCGGGTGCACGAGTGAAGTCCCCAGCCAGCCTGGGTGACATCATCGTGGTGGCCAAGCGCATCAGCCCCAG GGTGGACGACGTGGTGAGATCCATGTATCCCCCGCTGGACCCCAAACTGCTGGATGCGAG ggccgcGGCGCTGCTGCTGTCCGTCAGTCACCTGGTGCTGGTGACCCGCAGCGCCTGTCGCCAGCCGGCCGCTCGCCACTGGGTCGAGCGCTCGCTGGCGGCCGCCGAGGAGCACATGGCCGTGCTGCGCCAGGCCGCCATGGCCACCGAGCCCGAGCggccaccggcccccggagagcCGCCCCGCCAGGAGCAGTCGGCCATCTGA